From a region of the Streptomyces tirandamycinicus genome:
- a CDS encoding AfsR/SARP family transcriptional regulator: MNTWNDVTIRLLGPVSLMRDTVPTPIRGQRQRRFLASLALRPGQVVSKETIIEDSWDGEPPLTVSGQLQTSAWMVRTALSDAGLPRDVLGSHERGYELRTPPESVDLFAFREKVRAARELHARGEHKEAAERLDSALALWNGPAIADVTSSRLRLRAETLQEERTAAFELRALVDVGLGRYGDAIAQLSELVCRDPLREDLCVSLMKAYYAEGRQADAIQVFHRAKNILRDQVGISPGERMTRVMQAILRQDEKALHNSAGVN; this comes from the coding sequence ATGAACACCTGGAATGATGTGACGATTCGGCTTCTCGGCCCGGTGAGCCTCATGAGGGACACCGTGCCGACTCCAATCCGCGGACAGCGGCAGAGGCGGTTCCTCGCCTCCCTGGCGCTGCGTCCCGGACAGGTCGTCTCCAAGGAAACGATCATCGAGGACTCCTGGGACGGTGAGCCGCCCCTGACCGTTTCGGGACAGCTGCAGACCTCGGCCTGGATGGTCCGTACGGCCCTGTCGGACGCGGGGCTTCCCCGCGACGTCCTCGGATCCCACGAACGCGGCTACGAGTTGCGAACACCGCCCGAGTCCGTCGACCTGTTCGCCTTCCGGGAGAAGGTACGCGCCGCCCGGGAGCTGCACGCGCGCGGAGAGCACAAGGAGGCGGCCGAGCGGCTCGACTCGGCGCTGGCCCTGTGGAACGGGCCCGCCATCGCCGACGTCACCTCCAGCCGGCTGCGGCTGAGGGCGGAGACCCTGCAGGAGGAGCGAACCGCGGCGTTCGAGCTGCGCGCCCTGGTCGACGTCGGTCTCGGGCGCTACGGCGATGCGATCGCACAGCTGTCGGAACTGGTCTGCCGCGACCCCCTACGAGAGGACCTGTGCGTCAGCCTGATGAAGGCCTACTACGCGGAGGGGCGCCAGGCCGACGCGATACAGGTGTTCCACCGGGCGAAGAACATCCTGCGGGACCAGGTCGGGATCAGCCCCGGGGAGAGGATGACGAGAGTCATGCAGGCCATCCTGCGGCAGGACGAGAAGGCCCTGCACAACAGCGCCGGCGTGAACTGA